A single Anopheles arabiensis isolate DONGOLA chromosome 2, AaraD3, whole genome shotgun sequence DNA region contains:
- the LOC120896707 gene encoding ribosomal L1 domain-containing protein CG13096-like, producing MKVKPMKKEKPAAKGSGVLKKSKTDIQKAKKVKSAGPVKESAAKVTAEAKLLEKKKEGKLVKASKTKADKEDAEQENEPPQKLVQANGKAPAKQEKGSKSMKETANEEKMPPLNGKGPKPAKQVTDEEDSTKPENESKAARRERELKLKALKKKQKKLGGKVVSKVSEETLALVPEQLVTKASFRKLYEVVHNKFNEKGNKLFGDDLKYALQVVAVKVPRCPLRICRVALPHTLVRKEDEMCLIVKDNARGRDVDYLPTLHHWEDKLKELSVGYNVQVIPFQQLKRDYSSFEMKRKLVHRFERFVVDARISGHVFSFLGTQFARRGKNPIAVKLDSDAKIKESIEQAALVQTFRQTYSGPVTEIKFAAHWMPVEQAVANGMALLEQLKTIYPGGWLNVQAINLKTVCEKSYSLPIYVSTIDPNLVPVPIITGPRQVFVQKQQKLFSKQTGGKYEVTKDGVVRRVKKPSADGEENNEPDSDVEMTLEDFQPDDDDNWVPYDDEPPARPRTGGRPRQRGPKMRIK from the exons atgaaagtaaaacccatgaaaaaagaaaaaccagcCGCCAAGGGCTCGGGTGTGCTGAAAAAGTCCAAAACCGACATCCAGAAGGCGAAGAAAGTCAAGTCCGCCGGACCGGTGAAGGAATCCGCCGCCAAGGTAACCGCTGAGGCAAAGCtactggaaaagaaaaaggaagggaagctggtaaaagcaagcaaaacgaaaGCGGACAAGGAGGATGCGGAGCAGGAAAATGAACCCCCACAGAAGCTGGTACAAGCGAATGGTAAAGCGCCCGCAAAGCAGGAGAAAGGATCGAAATCGATGAAGGAAACTGCGAACGAGGAAAAAATGCCTCCACTGAATGGTAAAGGTCCGAAACCCGCGAAGCAGGTAACGGACGAGGAAGATTCAACCAAGCCCGAAAATGAATCCAAGGCGGCTCGAAGGGAAAGAGAACTCAAGCTGAAAGCGttgaaaaagaagcaaaagaagttGGGCGGCAAAGTGGTGTCCAAGGTGTCCGAGGAGACGCTGGCCCTCGTGCCGGAACAGTTAGTGACGAAGGCGAGCTTCCGGAAGCTGTACGAGGTGGTGCACAACAAGTTCAACGAGAAGGGCAACAAGCTGTTCGGGGATGATCTAAAGTACGCGTTGCAAGTCGTGGCTGTGAAGGTGCCAAGGTGCCCGCTGCGGATCTGTCGCGT CGCTCTTCCCCACACGCTGGTGCGCAAGGAGGATGAAATGTGTCTCATCGTGAAGGATAACGCTCGCGGCCGGGATGTCGACTATCTGCCCACGCTGCACCACTGGGAGGACAAGCTGAAGGAGCTGTCGGTCGGGTACAACGTGCAGGTCATTCCGTTTCAGCAGCTGAAGCGCGACTACAGTTCGTTCGAGATGAAGCGCAAGCTGGTGCACCGTTTCGAGCGGTTCGTGGTCGACGCACGCATCAGTGGGCACGTGTTTTCGTTTCTCGGCACACAGTTTGCCCGGCGCGGTAAAAACCCAATCGCGGTGAAGCTGGACAGCGACGCAAAGATTAAGGAATCGATTGAGCAGGCGGCACTGGTGCAAACCTTCCGGCAGACTTACAGTGGTCCGGTGACGGAAATTAAGTTCGCCGCCCACTGGATGCCGGTGGAGCAGGCGGTCGCGAACGGGATGGCACTGCTGGAGCAGCTGAAGACCATCTATCCGGGCGGCTGGTTGAATGTGCAGGCGATCAACCTGAAGACGGTGTGCGAAAAGTCGTACTCGCTGCCGATCTACGTCAGCACGATCGATCCCAATCTGGTGCCGGTACCGATCATAACCGGACCGCGGCAGGTGTTTgtgcagaagcagcagaagctgTTCAGCAAGCAGACGGGCGGCAAGTACGAGGTGACCAAGGACGGTGTCGTCCGGCGGGTGAAGAAACCGAGCGCGGATGGTGAGGAGAACAACGAGCCCGATTCGGATGTGGAGATGACGCTGGAAGACTTCCAACCGGACGACGACGATAACTGGGTGCCGTACGATGATGAGCCACCGGCGAGACCGCGTACGGGTGGTCGGCCGCGTCAGCGCGGTCCGAAGATGCGCATCAAGTAg
- the LOC120896710 gene encoding uncharacterized protein LOC120896710, whose protein sequence is MTHLLWRSVLAILCCRCILAQSSSVAIDKRLVLSSVYDAIRGNSIIDPANSLESVGEDSRNKRNVRYYTYDDPTNDDLFPGYGEIVHPPQAVGPAAKQCKPEPPPSVQSISISDHSWTGIGSSIIHLLKYLIAGLAILTLPVLLLQAFILPLKILMGLKSVAVANTLVLGTFLWKYLNRHRIRDEEDDDDDDGDDGVQPAGAGTPDASGNGMLNGNDNRFFPFRAEDFENMTEEEIKTALKLLLKRNKRW, encoded by the exons ATGACGCACCTTCTTTGGCGATCGGTTTTAGCGATTCTGTGCTGCCGATGCATTTTAGCGCAATCCTCTTCAGTGGCAATTGATAAGCGTTTAGTGTTGTCTTCCGTGTATGATGCCATTCGTGGAAACAGTATCATCGATCCTGCCAACAGCCTCGAATCCGTTGGGGAGGATTCACGCAACAAACGAAACGTGCGATACTACACGTACGACGATCCGACAAACGATGA TCTTTTCCCCGGGTATGGTGAAATCGTTCATCCCCCACAAGCAGTAGGACCTGCGGCGAAGCAGTGCAAACCGGAACCACCACCGTCGGTGCAGTCCATCAGCATATCGGACCACAGCTGGACCGGCATCGGCTCATCGATCATTCACCTGCTCAAGTATCTGATCGCCGGGTTGGCCATACTGACGCttcccgtgctgctgctgcaggcgtTCATTTTACCGTTGAAGATTCTGATGGGATTAAAATCGGTTGCCGTAGCGAATACGCTCGTGCTCGGAACGTTCCTGTGGAAGTATCTCAATCGGCACCGGATACGGGAcgaggaggatgatgatgacgatgacggtgatgatggaGTGCAGCCGGCTGGTGCCGGTACACCCGATGCCAGCGGGAATGGTATGCTTAACGGGAACGACAATCGGTTCTTTCCCTTCCGGGCGGAGGATTTCGAAAACATGACGGAAGAGGAGATTAAGACGGCGTTGAAACTGTTgctaaaacgaaataaacgCTGGTGA
- the LOC120895087 gene encoding solute carrier family 25 member 35-like has translation MEFLLGGASSMCAVLFTNPFDVLKTRQQLEGELIAKQNLKERAYKGIRQSVLTVVRTDGLRGLQKGLPAALLYQFSMNGVRLGTYQTAENLGWTKSTSNPSLTPLLSVFWGGCAGLASATASCPFYVVKTQLQAVTSGSYTARFQHHHSGTLSAFVNIYRQSGVRGLFRGYTATLARLVVGSSVQMSSFSACKEFFLRYQVFQESIVLTALASSTVAGFLTSVLMSPCDVVTTRMTNQAVSANGKGLLYTNIFDCFLKIYRSEGIHGYYKGFVPMYLRVAPHTMLNLTFWEFFKGLHDRYGKQH, from the exons ATGGAGTTTCTGCTCGGTGGTGCTTCGTCCATGTGTGCCGTACTGTTTACGAACCCGTTCGACGTGCTCAAAACCCGCCAGCAGCTCGAGGGTGAGCTGATAGCGAAACAGAATCTCAAGGAGCGAGCGTACAAGGGCATCCGCCAGTCCGTCCTCACGGTAGTCCGGACGGATGGGTTGCGCGGTCTACAGAAGGGGCTTCCGGCAGCCCTACTCTACCAGTTTTCCATGAACGGTGTCCGGCTGGGGACGTACCAGACGGCGGAGAATCTCGGCTGGACGAAGAGCACCAGCAATCCATCGCTAACGCCACTGCTTTCCGTCTTCTGGGGCGGATGTGCCGGGCTCGCAAGTGCTACCGCATCCTGCCCATTCTACGTAGTGAAGACACAGCTCCAGGCCGTCACTTCGGGATCCTATACGGCACGGTTTCAGCATCATCACAGTGGGACACTGTCGGCGTTTGTGAATATCTACCGGCAGAGTGGAGTTCGGGGACTGTTCCGTGGGTATACGGCCACCCTTGCGCGACTGGTCGTTGGATCCTCCGTCCAGATGTCATCGTTCAGTGCATGCAAAGAGTTCTTCCTGCGCTATCAGGTATTCCAGGAATCGATTGTGCTGACCGCGTTGGCGAGTAGTACGGTGGCGGGATTTCTGACCAGTGTGCTAATGTCACCGTGCGATGTCGTCACGACACGCATGACCAATCAAG CGGTATCTGCCAACGGAAAGGGCCTCCTATACACCAACATCTTCGATTGCTTCTTGAAGATCTACCGATCGGAAGGTATCCATGGTTACTACAAAGGATTCGTCCCGATGTATCTGCGCGTTGCTCCACACACGATGCTTAATCTTACCTTCTGGGAGTTCTTCAAGGGTTTGCACGACCGCTACGGCAAGCAACACTGA